One genomic window of Desulfovibrio subterraneus includes the following:
- a CDS encoding ABC transporter ATP-binding protein: MLLSIENLYVKYGNIEALHGVTFHVNEGEIVTLIGANGAGKSTTLTSIMRLPPPEAPRVISGDIKFKGQSILNVEPHDVVAKLNLALAPEGRRIFGNLTVMENLTLATYARKNDPDSEIKRDLARIFDLFPRLAERKNQRSESLSGGEQQMLAVGRAMMTKCDVLLLDEPSMGLAPLLMYEMFRTLKQINQEDGLTIVVVEQNAKVALSLAHRGYVLDTGEIVASGSAEELANDPEVKKAYLGG; encoded by the coding sequence ATGCTGCTATCTATCGAAAACTTATACGTAAAATACGGCAATATCGAGGCACTGCACGGCGTAACCTTCCATGTGAACGAGGGCGAGATAGTCACGCTTATCGGTGCCAACGGGGCGGGCAAATCCACCACCCTGACCAGCATCATGCGCCTGCCTCCCCCGGAAGCCCCGCGCGTGATCTCCGGCGACATCAAGTTCAAGGGGCAGTCCATCCTGAACGTGGAACCGCACGACGTGGTTGCCAAGCTCAACCTCGCACTGGCTCCGGAAGGCCGCCGCATCTTCGGCAACCTCACGGTCATGGAGAACCTCACACTGGCAACCTATGCCCGCAAGAACGATCCGGATTCGGAGATAAAGCGCGACCTTGCACGCATCTTCGACCTCTTCCCCCGTCTTGCGGAGCGCAAGAACCAGCGCAGCGAATCGCTTTCCGGCGGTGAGCAGCAAATGCTGGCCGTTGGTCGCGCCATGATGACCAAGTGCGATGTGCTGTTACTCGACGAACCTTCCATGGGGCTTGCCCCCCTGCTCATGTATGAAATGTTCCGCACCCTGAAGCAGATCAATCAGGAAGACGGGCTCACCATCGTGGTGGTTGAACAGAACGCCAAGGTGGCACTCAGCCTTGCCCATCGCGGCTACGTGCTGGATACCGGTGAAATCGTCGCCAGCGGTTCTGCCGAGGAACTTGCCAACGACCCCGAAGTGAAGAAA
- a CDS encoding branched-chain amino acid ABC transporter permease: MQKHTFTIALFLSCLALVGCAQYSFLDQYILTVIMFMGINIILSSSLNIINGYMGEFSCGHGGFMCVGAYVSSILSVALFAKDKVFGAPLLPPDLAWIGFPVVILGGAAAAAVTGLIVALPSFKTRGDYLAIITIAANYMIISAIENMDIIGGPRGFQGMKRVINSMSDVADIPWMLIWIIIGTIFSIWIIRRFVSSTYGKGIIAICQDEVAAEIMSVNTNKMKIAAFMLSSGLAGLAGGLFAHVYGYVNPQSFNIMKSTECMVMVYLGGMGSLSGSVLSAILFTMLIESLRFIIPEIDSLMHSIGILPDSYEISQVWKWVIIPLILFFLMQFRPEGILGNRELPDLFPKLRKYYSFK, translated from the coding sequence ATGCAAAAACACACGTTCACCATCGCGCTATTCCTCTCCTGCCTTGCCTTGGTGGGTTGCGCGCAATACAGTTTTCTCGACCAGTACATCCTCACGGTCATCATGTTCATGGGGATCAACATCATTCTCTCTTCCAGCCTGAACATCATCAACGGCTACATGGGTGAATTTTCCTGCGGTCACGGCGGCTTCATGTGCGTGGGGGCGTATGTCTCCTCCATCCTTTCCGTGGCCCTGTTTGCCAAGGACAAGGTATTCGGCGCTCCGCTGCTGCCACCCGACCTTGCATGGATAGGCTTTCCGGTAGTCATTCTCGGTGGCGCTGCCGCTGCCGCCGTTACAGGCCTTATCGTGGCGCTGCCCTCGTTCAAGACCCGCGGCGACTACCTTGCCATTATCACCATCGCAGCCAACTACATGATCATCTCGGCCATCGAGAACATGGACATCATCGGCGGCCCGCGCGGTTTTCAGGGCATGAAGCGGGTGATCAATTCCATGAGCGACGTGGCAGACATTCCGTGGATGCTGATCTGGATCATCATCGGCACCATCTTCTCCATCTGGATCATCCGCCGCTTCGTGTCTTCCACCTACGGCAAGGGCATCATCGCCATCTGTCAGGATGAAGTGGCTGCGGAAATCATGAGCGTGAACACCAACAAGATGAAGATAGCCGCATTCATGCTCTCTTCCGGCCTTGCCGGGCTTGCCGGCGGCCTGTTTGCGCACGTGTACGGCTATGTTAACCCGCAGTCGTTCAACATCATGAAATCCACCGAGTGCATGGTCATGGTCTACCTCGGCGGCATGGGATCGCTCAGCGGCTCGGTGCTCAGTGCCATACTCTTCACCATGCTCATAGAATCTCTTCGTTTCATCATTCCGGAAATCGACAGCCTGATGCATTCCATAGGCATTCTGCCGGACAGCTATGAGATTTCACAGGTATGGAAGTGGGTTATCATCCCGCTCATCCTGTTCTTCCTCATGCAGTTCAGGCCTGAAGGTATTCTCGGCAACAGGGAACTGCCGGATCTTTTCCCGAAACTGCGTAAATACTACAGCTTCAAGTAG
- a CDS encoding branched-chain amino acid ABC transporter permease, which translates to MLQGFLQYVINSLQWGSFYALIAVGYTLVYGVLLLINFAHGDIFMVGAYIAFFVSTLLIAELGGVASGWTLVILAVPLTMLLTACVGVTLERVAYRPLRRKGAHRLYVVITALMCGLILENGNLALLGASRKKFPEMVDTVVLTIGGASVTNLKLLVIFAAFAVFLFLHWIVTKTKLGMAMRAVSFDKFAVPLMGIPLNTVIVFTFVLGSGFAGLAGLLFAMSYPILEPYMGALIGWKAFIAAVVGGIGDIRGAFIGGFLLAFIEIGVASVLPSSFRDLFAFSILLVILWMKPTGLFGIAKTTKI; encoded by the coding sequence CTGCTTCAAGGCTTCCTGCAATACGTCATCAACTCGTTGCAGTGGGGTAGCTTCTACGCCCTGATAGCTGTGGGATACACTCTGGTTTATGGCGTACTGCTGCTGATCAACTTCGCCCATGGAGACATCTTCATGGTCGGGGCATACATTGCGTTTTTCGTTTCAACCCTGCTCATCGCCGAACTGGGTGGCGTGGCTTCGGGCTGGACGCTTGTCATACTTGCCGTTCCCCTTACCATGTTGCTCACAGCCTGCGTGGGCGTGACACTTGAGCGGGTTGCATACCGCCCGTTGCGCCGCAAAGGTGCTCACCGCCTCTATGTGGTTATCACGGCGCTCATGTGCGGCCTTATTCTCGAAAACGGCAACCTTGCCCTGCTGGGTGCGAGCCGCAAGAAATTCCCCGAAATGGTCGACACGGTTGTGCTCACCATCGGCGGAGCTTCCGTTACCAACCTCAAGCTGCTCGTCATTTTCGCTGCATTCGCCGTGTTCCTGTTCCTGCACTGGATCGTGACCAAGACCAAGCTCGGCATGGCCATGCGCGCCGTTTCATTTGACAAGTTCGCGGTTCCGCTCATGGGCATTCCGCTCAACACGGTCATTGTGTTCACCTTTGTTCTCGGTTCGGGCTTTGCCGGACTCGCGGGGCTGCTCTTCGCCATGTCCTACCCCATCCTTGAGCCCTACATGGGAGCACTGATAGGGTGGAAGGCCTTTATCGCGGCCGTTGTCGGCGGCATCGGCGACATTCGCGGCGCGTTCATAGGCGGGTTCCTGCTTGCCTTCATCGAAATCGGCGTTGCCTCAGTGCTGCCCTCGTCGTTCCGCGACCTTTTCGCCTTCAGCATCCTGCTGGTCATCCTCTGGATGAAGCCCACAGGACTTTTCGGCATAGCCAAGACCACCAAGATATAA
- a CDS encoding ABC transporter ATP-binding protein: protein MALLEISNMTQRFGGLQAVSDFNISIEEGQLLALIGPNGAGKTTVFNLTSGFYQPTEGTILFNGKPTAGLKPHQVTSMGVARTFQNIRLWHDMTVLDNIRISQHHRMGYSVWDAFLRTRRYQKSEASIDNTAWEMLEAMSLKEYAYERPKNLPYGMQRRVEIARAMSIRPKLLLLDEPAAGLNSSDVEGLIKLIRWIHSEFDITIWMIEHQMKVVMSLCEHIKVIDFGSTIADGTPEEIQANPVVIKAYLGDDTI from the coding sequence ATGGCACTACTCGAAATATCCAACATGACGCAGAGATTCGGCGGTCTGCAAGCCGTTTCCGACTTCAATATCAGCATTGAAGAAGGCCAGCTGCTGGCGCTCATCGGCCCCAACGGGGCGGGCAAGACCACCGTGTTCAACCTGACCTCCGGTTTCTACCAGCCCACGGAAGGCACCATCTTGTTCAACGGCAAGCCCACTGCGGGCCTCAAGCCGCATCAGGTAACTTCCATGGGCGTGGCACGCACCTTCCAGAACATCCGCCTGTGGCACGACATGACAGTGCTGGACAACATACGCATATCCCAGCACCACCGCATGGGCTACAGCGTGTGGGATGCCTTTCTGCGCACGCGCAGGTACCAGAAAAGTGAAGCTTCCATCGACAACACGGCGTGGGAAATGCTGGAGGCAATGAGCCTTAAGGAATACGCCTACGAGCGGCCCAAGAACCTGCCCTACGGCATGCAGCGCAGGGTTGAGATAGCCCGCGCCATGTCCATACGGCCCAAGCTGCTGCTGCTGGATGAACCCGCTGCGGGGCTTAACTCCTCTGATGTAGAGGGGCTGATCAAACTGATCAGGTGGATTCACTCCGAGTTCGACATCACCATCTGGATGATCGAACATCAGATGAAGGTGGTCATGTCCCTGTGTGAACACATCAAGGTCATCGACTTCGGTTCCACCATCGCCGACGGGACCCCGGAAGAGATTCAGGCGAATCCCGTGGTCATCAAGGCATACCTTGGAGACGATACAATCTGA
- a CDS encoding ABC transporter substrate-binding protein, with protein sequence MRKIVFTALLVLLFAAQAFAADAIKIGFNIPLTGDIPKVGEASKFAAEMLKEDINGAGGLEVGGKKYMLDFIYEDNESKAESAVNVALKLIERDQVVAIVGPNSSKQAVPAGGTCDDNQTPMVTPWSTNPDTTLDRPWVFRAAFLDPFQGPVVANFAEKTFGAKTAAVIYDVSNDYSKGLAEIFQQVWEGKKGAGSVVAFESHGTKDQDFSAQLSTIVAAKPDFIFIPDNYNQVALIVKQARQLGYKGPFMGSDAWGSAELMTLCGDDCVGQYFSTHYAAAGATGKTKEFIDRYSAKYGYTPDDVAALTWDATRLVLQAIQEAGTVDSDVRKERKAIREAMSKIQKFEGITGTMSFDEQGDPIKCAVVVKISPKGEFEFTESVCPE encoded by the coding sequence ATGAGGAAAATCGTGTTTACGGCTCTGTTAGTGCTGCTTTTCGCCGCTCAGGCCTTTGCGGCAGACGCAATCAAGATCGGCTTCAACATCCCGCTCACCGGCGACATCCCGAAAGTGGGTGAAGCCTCCAAGTTCGCAGCTGAAATGCTGAAGGAAGACATCAACGGCGCTGGTGGCCTTGAAGTCGGCGGCAAGAAGTACATGCTGGACTTTATCTATGAAGATAACGAGTCCAAGGCAGAATCCGCTGTTAACGTTGCCCTCAAGCTTATCGAACGCGATCAGGTTGTTGCCATCGTCGGCCCCAACTCTTCCAAGCAGGCTGTACCCGCCGGCGGTACCTGCGACGACAACCAGACTCCCATGGTGACCCCCTGGTCCACCAACCCCGACACCACCCTTGACCGCCCCTGGGTTTTCCGCGCGGCCTTCCTCGATCCCTTCCAGGGTCCCGTGGTAGCCAACTTTGCGGAAAAGACCTTCGGCGCCAAGACCGCGGCCGTCATCTATGACGTATCCAACGACTACTCCAAGGGTCTTGCCGAGATCTTCCAGCAGGTCTGGGAAGGCAAGAAGGGCGCAGGTTCCGTGGTTGCCTTTGAATCCCACGGCACCAAGGACCAGGACTTCTCCGCACAGCTTTCCACCATCGTTGCGGCAAAGCCCGATTTCATCTTCATTCCCGATAACTACAACCAGGTTGCCCTTATCGTTAAGCAGGCACGCCAGCTTGGCTACAAGGGTCCCTTCATGGGCTCCGACGCATGGGGTTCCGCTGAACTCATGACCCTGTGCGGCGACGACTGCGTAGGTCAGTACTTCTCCACCCATTACGCAGCCGCAGGCGCCACCGGCAAGACCAAGGAATTCATCGACCGTTACTCCGCCAAGTATGGCTACACCCCTGACGACGTCGCCGCCCTGACCTGGGACGCAACCCGTCTGGTGCTGCAGGCCATTCAGGAAGCCGGCACGGTTGATTCCGACGTCCGCAAGGAACGCAAGGCCATCCGCGAAGCCATGTCCAAGATTCAGAAGTTCGAAGGCATCACCGGCACCATGAGCTTTGACGAACAGGGCGACCCCATCAAGTGCGCCGTTGTCGTCAAGATCAGCCCCAAGGGTGAATTCGAATTCACCGAATCGGTCTGCCCCGAATAA